Proteins encoded within one genomic window of Spirochaeta isovalerica:
- a CDS encoding tetratricopeptide repeat protein encodes MIILSSCVTTGEARYYAFNQAVENSDAEGLEGSVVLPEISLFVSAPYLSIAPDEDLGGDNEIILPEYVIPEIAKEPAPEPEKQERQTVIAESVRPVALDSVVETSEKPPAADSPLTPENIIIPEETVVTVEPGLSRTDEISPDVRESVNADGGMPDNFREFTPGEDILISLDREGWIFDRGDSSEGIVLKNRQFEDGMTRFLFTSETGGTLVLYFVLQNSETGEDEKLSYKLEAATEDSGSHLPVVIEALSTDFSEKELSGLADDDISIAVMEENVPGVVASIDQLTDPEADPGTDLMMDVFELLDKQGGYDQLLVKLAENAFLLYPYDNSSAEMLFRAAQSLENPGTGQDIEKAVTLFKLVRDHFPLSVYSDRSEERISYLERHFMKIY; translated from the coding sequence TCCGATGCAGAGGGGCTCGAAGGTTCAGTTGTGCTGCCTGAAATCTCTCTCTTTGTTTCTGCACCCTATCTTTCCATCGCTCCTGATGAGGATCTCGGCGGAGATAATGAAATAATCCTTCCCGAGTATGTGATTCCTGAAATTGCAAAAGAGCCCGCTCCTGAACCCGAAAAACAGGAAAGACAGACAGTCATTGCAGAGAGTGTGAGACCTGTCGCGCTGGATTCTGTAGTCGAAACCTCTGAAAAACCTCCTGCTGCCGATTCTCCTCTTACTCCGGAGAATATAATTATTCCCGAAGAGACTGTTGTAACAGTTGAACCCGGGTTGAGTAGAACCGATGAAATTTCTCCAGATGTTCGTGAATCAGTTAATGCGGACGGAGGAATGCCGGACAATTTCAGAGAATTCACTCCGGGGGAAGATATTCTGATTTCTCTTGATCGTGAGGGATGGATATTTGACCGCGGAGATTCCAGTGAGGGGATTGTACTCAAGAATAGACAATTTGAAGATGGAATGACGCGTTTTCTTTTTACTTCGGAGACAGGAGGGACTTTAGTTCTCTATTTTGTTCTTCAGAACAGTGAAACCGGTGAGGATGAAAAACTGTCGTACAAGCTTGAGGCCGCAACAGAAGATTCCGGGAGCCATCTTCCTGTGGTAATTGAAGCCCTTTCAACTGATTTCTCTGAAAAGGAGTTGAGCGGATTGGCGGATGATGATATAAGCATTGCTGTGATGGAGGAGAATGTCCCGGGAGTCGTCGCGTCAATAGATCAGCTTACGGACCCCGAGGCTGATCCGGGAACCGATCTGATGATGGATGTCTTTGAATTGCTCGATAAGCAGGGGGGGTACGATCAGCTGCTGGTTAAACTGGCGGAAAATGCTTTTTTACTATATCCCTATGATAACAGCAGTGCGGAAATGCTGTTTCGTGCCGCTCAGTCTCTTGAAAATCCCGGAACCGGGCAGGATATTGAAAAAGCGGTCACTCTTTTCAAACTTGTAAGGGATCATTTCCCCCTCAGTGTGTACAGTGATCGGTCGGAGGAACGTATAAGCTACCTGGAACGTCATTTCATGAAGATTTACTGA